Proteins from a genomic interval of Stenotrophomonas sp. 24(2023):
- the murU gene encoding N-acetylmuramate alpha-1-phosphate uridylyltransferase MurU — protein sequence MKALIFAAGLGERMRPLTLHTPKPLLAVAGKPLIAWHLERLAALGVQDVVVNTAWLAAQFPATLGDGSAWGLRLHFVHEGDTPLETGGGILNALPVLGEAPFLVVNGDIWTDFDFATLPREPNGEAHLVLVDNPPQHPQGDYRLGDDGVLHHDRNGACLTYAGIGVYRPSIVAGWRAVIGDAPGSAQVPPKFSVVPLQKHFMAQGRVTGQHHAGRWTDVGTVDRLQALDAELTANG from the coding sequence ATGAAGGCCCTGATCTTCGCCGCCGGCCTGGGCGAGCGCATGCGCCCGCTGACCCTGCACACGCCCAAACCCCTGCTGGCCGTGGCCGGCAAACCGCTGATCGCCTGGCACCTGGAACGCCTGGCCGCGCTGGGCGTGCAGGACGTGGTGGTCAATACCGCCTGGCTGGCCGCGCAGTTCCCCGCCACGCTGGGCGATGGCAGCGCGTGGGGCCTGCGCCTGCATTTCGTGCATGAAGGTGACACGCCACTGGAAACCGGCGGCGGCATCCTCAACGCCCTGCCGGTGCTGGGCGAGGCACCGTTCCTGGTGGTCAACGGCGATATCTGGACCGATTTCGATTTCGCCACCCTGCCCCGCGAACCCAACGGCGAGGCGCACCTGGTGCTGGTGGACAACCCGCCACAGCACCCGCAGGGCGATTACCGGCTGGGCGATGATGGCGTGCTGCACCACGACCGTAACGGCGCCTGCCTGACCTATGCCGGCATCGGCGTGTACCGCCCCTCGATCGTGGCCGGCTGGCGCGCGGTGATCGGCGATGCACCGGGCAGCGCACAGGTACCACCGAAGTTCTCGGTGGTGCCGCTGCAGAAGCATTTCATGGCGCAGGGACGCGTCACCGGGCAGCACCATGCTGGCCGCTGGACCGACGTCGGGACGGTGGATCGGCTGCAGGCGCTGGATGCGGAGCTGACGGCGAACGGCTGA
- a CDS encoding phosphotransferase — protein sequence MTDPASDLQRGAQRLHWARHQLGDANAVVERASVDAGMRSYWRTTSTHGSHIIMDAPPGLEDPRPWLRMRTLLADHGLRVPAVLAQELDAGFLLLEDLGGPTLAKVLDTHNADAWFTRAIDQLIVLQSIPLPEGFGQFGEALLQRDAGLFEEWFLQRHLGLQLDCDAAEGLQLAQRRLMDNALGQAQLMTHRDYMPRNLMPVADGPAVLDFQDLVRGPIAYDPVSLFKDAFLSWPLERVDGWLAQYHAAAAAAGLPVPPLATFQRDADWMGIQRHVKCLGLFCRLRYRDNKGHYLDDAPRFITYLDEVLPRYPQLDGLRRLMDEQVKPALLDQAAPLRFAR from the coding sequence ATGACCGATCCCGCTTCCGATCTCCAGCGTGGCGCCCAGCGCCTGCACTGGGCCCGCCACCAGCTGGGCGACGCCAACGCCGTCGTCGAACGCGCCTCGGTCGATGCCGGCATGCGCAGCTACTGGCGCACCACCAGCACCCACGGCAGCCACATCATCATGGATGCCCCGCCCGGCCTGGAAGATCCACGCCCCTGGCTGCGCATGCGCACCCTGCTGGCCGACCATGGCCTGCGCGTGCCCGCCGTACTGGCCCAGGAACTGGACGCCGGCTTCCTGCTGCTGGAAGACCTCGGCGGGCCGACCCTGGCCAAGGTGCTGGACACGCACAACGCCGATGCCTGGTTCACCCGCGCCATCGACCAGCTGATCGTGCTGCAGTCGATCCCGTTGCCGGAGGGCTTTGGCCAGTTCGGCGAAGCGCTGCTGCAGCGGGACGCCGGCCTGTTCGAGGAATGGTTCCTGCAGCGCCACCTGGGCCTGCAGCTGGACTGCGATGCCGCCGAGGGCCTGCAACTGGCACAGCGCCGGCTGATGGACAACGCACTGGGCCAGGCCCAGCTGATGACCCACCGCGATTACATGCCGCGCAACCTGATGCCGGTGGCCGACGGCCCGGCCGTGCTGGATTTCCAGGACCTGGTGCGCGGGCCGATCGCCTACGATCCGGTCAGCCTGTTCAAGGACGCGTTCCTGAGCTGGCCGCTGGAACGGGTCGATGGCTGGTTGGCGCAGTACCATGCCGCCGCCGCCGCCGCCGGCCTGCCGGTGCCACCGCTGGCGACCTTCCAGCGCGATGCGGACTGGATGGGCATCCAGCGCCACGTCAAATGCCTGGGCCTGTTCTGCCGCCTGCGCTACCGCGACAACAAGGGCCACTACCTGGACGATGCCCCGCGCTTCATCACGTACCTGGATGAAGTGCTGCCGCGCTACCCGCAGCTGGACGGCCTGCGCCGGTTGATGGACGAGCAGGTCAAGCCCGCCCTGCTGGACCAGGCCGCACCGCTTCGATTCGCCCGATGA
- a CDS encoding GlsB/YeaQ/YmgE family stress response membrane protein, which yields MNGLFGSSSWLYILLVGFVVGLLGRFFMPGNNRMGCLLTIVLGILGALVAGWFGQYMGWYAPGEPAGFLGAVIGAVAVLALLRLFSPRR from the coding sequence ATGAATGGTCTGTTCGGCAGCAGCAGCTGGCTGTACATCCTGCTGGTCGGCTTCGTGGTCGGCCTGCTCGGGCGCTTCTTCATGCCCGGCAACAACCGCATGGGGTGCCTGCTGACCATCGTGCTGGGCATCCTCGGTGCGCTGGTGGCCGGCTGGTTCGGCCAGTACATGGGCTGGTACGCACCGGGCGAGCCGGCCGGCTTCCTGGGTGCGGTGATCGGTGCGGTGGCCGTGCTTGCCCTGCTGCGGCTGTTCAGCCCGCGCCGCTGA
- a CDS encoding M20 family metallopeptidase, with product MDSVKLGQFVSEKWDSEIVPQLVDYIRIPNKSPMFDANWVQNGYMDQAVTLMETWARAQQIPGLTVEVVRLEGRTPLIFLEIPASGSETGDDTVLLYGHLDKQPEMTGWDEDLGPWTPVLRGDKLYGRGGADDGYAIFGSLAAVLALQAQGLPHARCVILIEACEESGSYDLPAYVDHLADRIGKPSLVVCLDSGCANYDQLWCTTSLRGLTGGNFSVKVLNEGVHSGDASGVVPSSFRLLRQLLSRIEDQDTGRILIDGLHVEIPAERQEQAKRAAEVVDTAIFEKFPLVDGLRPMNEDLTELVLNRTWRPALSVTGIGGMPPLESAGNVLRPHTAVKLSLRLPPTANGKACGELLKEALLRDPPNGAHVTLDLEKASTGWNAPAMAPWLTQAIDDASQAFFGKPAMYMGEGGSIPFMGMLGEKFPGAQFMITGVLGPHSNAHGPNEFLHIPMGKKVTACVSKVISEHYAASLRGETSGSPVAADSGTRHGGHGCC from the coding sequence ATGGACAGCGTCAAGCTCGGCCAATTCGTCAGCGAAAAATGGGACAGCGAGATCGTCCCGCAGTTGGTCGACTACATCCGCATTCCCAACAAGTCGCCGATGTTCGACGCCAATTGGGTGCAGAACGGCTACATGGACCAGGCGGTGACCCTGATGGAAACCTGGGCCCGGGCCCAGCAGATCCCCGGCCTGACGGTCGAGGTGGTCCGCCTGGAAGGCCGTACCCCGCTGATCTTCCTGGAAATTCCGGCCAGCGGCAGCGAAACCGGCGACGACACCGTGCTGCTGTACGGGCACCTGGACAAGCAGCCGGAAATGACCGGCTGGGACGAGGACCTGGGCCCGTGGACCCCGGTGCTGCGGGGCGACAAGCTGTATGGCCGCGGCGGCGCCGATGACGGCTACGCCATCTTCGGTTCGCTGGCCGCGGTGCTGGCCCTGCAGGCCCAGGGCCTACCGCATGCGCGCTGCGTGATCCTGATCGAAGCCTGTGAAGAGTCGGGCAGCTACGACCTGCCGGCCTACGTGGACCACCTGGCCGACCGCATCGGCAAGCCGTCGCTGGTGGTCTGCCTGGATTCGGGCTGTGCCAACTACGACCAGCTGTGGTGCACCACTTCGCTGCGCGGCCTGACCGGTGGCAACTTCTCGGTGAAGGTCCTCAACGAAGGCGTGCACTCCGGCGACGCCTCCGGCGTGGTGCCCTCCAGCTTCCGCCTGCTGCGCCAGCTGCTCTCGCGCATCGAAGACCAGGACACCGGCCGTATCCTGATCGATGGCCTGCACGTGGAGATTCCGGCCGAGCGCCAGGAGCAGGCCAAGCGCGCTGCCGAAGTGGTCGATACCGCCATCTTCGAAAAATTCCCGCTGGTCGATGGCCTGCGCCCGATGAACGAGGACCTGACCGAACTGGTGCTCAACCGCACTTGGCGCCCGGCCCTGTCGGTGACCGGCATCGGTGGCATGCCGCCGCTGGAATCGGCTGGCAACGTGCTGCGCCCGCATACTGCGGTGAAGCTGTCGCTGCGCCTGCCGCCGACCGCCAACGGCAAGGCCTGCGGCGAGCTGCTCAAGGAAGCCCTGCTGCGCGACCCGCCCAACGGCGCCCACGTCACGCTGGATCTGGAAAAGGCATCCACCGGCTGGAATGCCCCGGCGATGGCGCCGTGGCTGACCCAGGCCATCGACGATGCCAGCCAGGCCTTCTTCGGCAAGCCGGCCATGTACATGGGCGAAGGCGGCTCGATTCCGTTCATGGGCATGCTGGGCGAGAAGTTCCCGGGCGCGCAGTTCATGATCACCGGCGTGCTCGGTCCGCATTCCAATGCCCATGGCCCGAACGAGTTCCTGCACATTCCGATGGGCAAGAAGGTCACCGCCTGCGTGTCCAAGGTCATCAGCGAGCACTACGCGGCCAGCCTGCGCGGTGAAACCAGCGGTTCGCCGGTGGCCGCCGACAGCGGTACCCGCCACGGCGGCCACGGCTGCTGCTGA
- a CDS encoding helix-hairpin-helix domain-containing protein, protein MPGFIVLSVLALGMWMAGASAADRVDINRADAQALQQGLAMVGPSRAEAIVAYRRQHGPFHRAEDLAQVKGIGPTIVERNRQRITTGDMGLPADPVPGSVPVRSVPRR, encoded by the coding sequence GTGCCTGGGTTCATCGTGTTAAGCGTGCTGGCACTGGGGATGTGGATGGCGGGGGCTTCGGCCGCCGACCGGGTCGACATCAACCGGGCCGATGCGCAGGCGCTGCAGCAGGGATTGGCGATGGTGGGGCCCAGCCGGGCTGAAGCCATCGTTGCATACCGGCGCCAGCATGGGCCCTTTCATCGTGCCGAGGATCTGGCACAGGTGAAGGGGATAGGACCCACCATCGTCGAACGGAATCGACAGCGGATCACCACGGGCGACATGGGGTTGCCTGCGGATCCGGTGCCCGGATCGGTACCGGTGCGCTCCGTACCCAGGCGCTGA
- a CDS encoding L,D-transpeptidase — MRLIPLSLLLATALAAPLPLRAQAPAAAPTSAPVRGPTDLKPGEYLWHPEISPTGPIVLVVSLDEQRAYVYRNGIAIGLSTISSGKTGHETPTGVFTILQKDKDHRSNLYNSAPMPYMQRLTWDGIALHGGALPGHPASHGCVRLPQAFAQKLFGATQRGDTVVVADTKSAPMTLAYPAVLAPVNAKGQALPEAAEGSPDKAWWNDAAAPSGQVGILVSLQDQRLYVLRDGVMIGESPLKAAALPAFQGTTLFVMGQGYADVPSPLDAHQRLHQWTAYPLLGQDAAQATPDLLATPSLPMALPADFARQLYQVLVPGTTLLVTSLPAVRPSAAESGMQPVLESEPPATIHKGS, encoded by the coding sequence ATGCGCCTGATCCCGTTGTCCCTGCTGCTCGCCACCGCCCTTGCCGCGCCGCTGCCCCTGCGGGCCCAGGCCCCGGCGGCGGCGCCCACCAGCGCCCCCGTGCGCGGCCCGACCGACCTCAAGCCCGGGGAATACCTGTGGCATCCGGAAATTTCCCCGACTGGCCCGATCGTGCTGGTGGTCAGCCTGGATGAGCAGCGTGCCTATGTGTATCGCAACGGCATCGCCATCGGCCTGAGCACGATCAGCTCGGGCAAGACCGGTCATGAAACGCCGACCGGTGTGTTCACCATCCTGCAGAAGGACAAGGACCACCGTTCCAATCTCTACAACAGTGCCCCGATGCCCTACATGCAGCGGCTGACCTGGGACGGCATCGCCCTGCATGGCGGTGCGCTGCCTGGCCACCCGGCCTCGCACGGCTGCGTGCGGCTGCCGCAGGCCTTCGCCCAGAAACTGTTTGGCGCCACCCAGCGCGGTGACACCGTGGTGGTGGCCGATACCAAGAGTGCCCCCATGACGCTGGCCTACCCGGCGGTGCTGGCCCCGGTGAACGCCAAGGGCCAGGCGCTGCCGGAAGCGGCCGAAGGCTCGCCCGACAAGGCCTGGTGGAACGACGCCGCCGCGCCCAGCGGCCAGGTCGGCATTCTGGTCAGCCTGCAGGACCAGCGTCTGTATGTGCTCCGCGACGGGGTGATGATCGGCGAATCGCCGTTGAAGGCGGCGGCGTTGCCGGCCTTCCAGGGCACCACGCTGTTCGTGATGGGCCAGGGCTATGCCGATGTGCCCAGCCCGCTGGATGCGCACCAGCGCCTGCACCAGTGGACCGCCTATCCGCTGCTGGGCCAGGACGCGGCACAGGCGACCCCGGACCTGCTGGCCACGCCATCGCTGCCGATGGCGCTGCCGGCCGACTTTGCCCGCCAGCTGTACCAGGTGCTGGTGCCGGGGACCACGCTGCTGGTGACCTCGCTGCCGGCGGTGCGCCCAAGCGCGGCTGAATCGGGGATGCAACCGGTCTTGGAATCGGAGCCGCCGGCAACCATCCACAAGGGTTCCTGA
- a CDS encoding murein L,D-transpeptidase catalytic domain family protein — protein MTPSCLRWVAACGLLAATSGASAAPAPTAAVAGPRDDLAAMLVRTAPRADPHVLQLAATAMRCALRRPELGINGQRLGVIDYSRPSTEPRLWVFDLASPRLLFEEWVAHGRNSGGNRTEHFSNRDGSFMSSLGMFTAQETYMGGNGYSLRLAGLEPGFNDRARERAIVIHGAPYVNPATAQLQGRLGRSLGCPAVRLSVARPLIDALRGGTLVFAYYPDQDWLKHSQLLGTDCGDSGHVAAR, from the coding sequence ATGACTCCTTCCTGCCTGCGCTGGGTGGCCGCCTGCGGCCTGCTGGCGGCCACCAGCGGTGCCAGTGCTGCGCCCGCGCCGACGGCGGCCGTGGCCGGTCCCCGCGATGACCTGGCCGCGATGCTGGTCCGTACCGCGCCCCGGGCCGACCCGCACGTGCTGCAGCTGGCCGCCACCGCCATGCGCTGCGCACTGCGCCGCCCGGAGCTGGGCATCAACGGCCAGCGCCTGGGCGTGATCGATTACTCGCGGCCATCGACAGAACCCCGGCTGTGGGTGTTCGACCTGGCCAGCCCGCGCCTGCTGTTCGAGGAATGGGTGGCCCATGGCCGCAACAGCGGCGGCAACCGCACCGAGCACTTCTCCAACCGCGATGGCAGTTTCATGTCCAGCCTGGGGATGTTCACCGCGCAGGAGACCTACATGGGCGGCAACGGGTATTCCTTGCGCCTGGCCGGGCTGGAGCCGGGCTTCAACGATCGTGCGCGTGAGCGTGCCATCGTCATCCATGGCGCGCCGTACGTGAACCCGGCGACTGCACAGCTGCAGGGCCGCCTGGGCCGCAGCCTGGGCTGCCCGGCCGTGCGCCTGTCGGTGGCCCGGCCCCTGATCGATGCGCTGCGTGGTGGCACGCTGGTGTTCGCCTATTACCCGGACCAGGACTGGCTGAAGCATTCGCAGCTGCTGGGGACCGATTGCGGGGACAGCGGGCACGTCGCCGCGCGCTGA
- a CDS encoding HutD family protein has protein sequence MDTNALLSTPTHVVSQADYRRERWRNGLGWTREILRLPAQGDDWALRLSIAEIEQDAAFSAFPGVERELVLLHGNGVRLRFEDGRVAEVLPPHGRVRFAGEDTLQGELVDGTTHDFNLMWKRDLLQAELLHRPLAGSMFFFSEPGVAWALHLLAGQARFGTDSGLPALEAGDTAWLAAGPRQRHALEGGGELLAIRVSAVGG, from the coding sequence ATGGATACCAACGCCCTGCTGAGCACGCCCACCCACGTCGTTTCCCAGGCCGATTACCGCCGCGAACGCTGGCGCAATGGGCTTGGCTGGACCCGCGAAATCCTGCGCCTGCCGGCGCAGGGCGATGACTGGGCGCTGCGCCTGTCGATTGCCGAGATCGAACAGGACGCGGCGTTTTCCGCGTTTCCCGGCGTGGAGCGTGAACTGGTGCTGCTGCACGGCAACGGCGTGCGTCTGCGGTTCGAGGATGGGCGCGTGGCCGAGGTCCTGCCGCCGCATGGCCGCGTGCGCTTCGCCGGTGAGGACACGCTGCAGGGTGAACTGGTGGATGGCACCACCCATGATTTCAACCTGATGTGGAAGCGCGATCTGCTGCAGGCCGAACTGCTGCACCGGCCGCTGGCGGGCTCGATGTTCTTCTTCAGCGAGCCGGGTGTGGCCTGGGCGCTGCATCTGCTGGCCGGGCAGGCGCGGTTCGGCACGGACAGCGGATTGCCGGCATTGGAGGCCGGTGATACCGCATGGCTCGCCGCGGGGCCACGGCAACGCCACGCGCTGGAGGGTGGTGGTGAGCTGCTGGCGATACGGGTGAGTGCGGTGGGCGGTTGA
- a CDS encoding sulfite reductase subunit alpha has translation MSLRPSRAVLGNAIVLALLALAAWALLRLHLDGTWWQGAPSARHAQIAVAAVLLYALACTAVWWRARPRDDAPTGGSAPLLLAWSSQTGFARELAQRSADALRAAGMAVRVRGLHELDAALLGGTQRALFIASTTGEGDAPDHALPFLRRLMAAPPALDHLQYGVLALGDRSYGHFCAFGHQLDDWLRQHGAHPMFDAIEVDNADPAALRHWQQLLGQLGGGASELPDWSPAAYQSWTLLQRTHLNPGSQGGPVYWLRLRAPAEGQVQWQAGDIAEVGPQHAAAHARDWLQARAFDADELLEDGQSLLTRMMRSHLPSTVADGDLPGLLAAVQPLPHREYSIASVMADGTLDLLLRRQLRTDGSPGIGSGWLCDHAPVGGPVQLRVRRNENFHGVPADVPVLLIGNGTGIAGLRAHLHARLRSGVHRTWLLFGERSAAHDFHFGEELRAMQADGTLARLDTVFSRDGGAHRYVQDRLLAEAATLRQWIEDGATILVCGSLQGMAPAVDAVIEQVLGAEQKEALLLAGRYRRDVY, from the coding sequence GTGAGCCTGCGCCCGTCGCGTGCCGTACTCGGCAACGCCATCGTGCTGGCCCTGCTGGCGCTGGCGGCATGGGCACTGCTGCGCCTGCATCTGGATGGCACCTGGTGGCAGGGCGCGCCATCGGCACGGCACGCGCAGATCGCCGTGGCCGCCGTGCTGCTGTACGCACTGGCCTGTACCGCAGTGTGGTGGCGTGCGCGCCCACGCGACGATGCCCCCACCGGCGGGAGTGCCCCGCTGCTGCTGGCCTGGTCCAGCCAGACCGGCTTTGCCCGCGAGCTGGCCCAGCGCAGTGCCGACGCGCTGCGTGCGGCCGGCATGGCGGTGCGCGTGCGCGGCCTGCACGAACTGGACGCTGCCCTGCTCGGCGGCACCCAGCGCGCGTTGTTCATCGCCAGCACGACCGGTGAAGGCGATGCCCCCGACCACGCCCTGCCCTTCCTGCGGCGGCTGATGGCCGCACCGCCTGCCCTGGATCACCTGCAGTATGGCGTGCTTGCACTGGGCGATCGCAGCTATGGCCACTTCTGCGCGTTCGGCCACCAGCTCGACGACTGGTTGCGCCAGCACGGTGCGCATCCGATGTTCGATGCGATCGAGGTCGACAACGCCGACCCGGCCGCCCTGCGCCATTGGCAGCAGTTGCTCGGCCAGCTCGGCGGCGGTGCCAGCGAACTGCCGGACTGGAGCCCGGCCGCGTACCAGTCCTGGACGCTGCTGCAACGTACGCATCTCAACCCCGGCAGCCAGGGCGGACCGGTGTACTGGCTGCGCCTGCGGGCCCCGGCCGAGGGCCAGGTGCAGTGGCAGGCCGGCGATATCGCCGAAGTCGGCCCGCAGCATGCCGCAGCGCATGCGCGTGACTGGTTGCAGGCCCGTGCATTCGACGCGGACGAGCTGCTCGAAGATGGTCAGTCGCTGCTGACCCGGATGATGCGCTCGCACCTGCCCTCGACCGTGGCCGACGGTGACCTGCCCGGGTTGCTGGCCGCAGTGCAGCCGCTGCCGCACCGCGAGTATTCGATCGCCTCGGTCATGGCTGATGGCACGCTGGACCTGCTGCTGCGCCGCCAGCTGCGCACCGACGGCAGCCCCGGCATCGGCAGCGGCTGGCTGTGCGACCATGCCCCGGTCGGCGGACCGGTGCAGTTGCGCGTGCGCCGCAACGAGAATTTCCATGGCGTTCCCGCCGATGTTCCCGTGCTGCTGATCGGCAATGGCACCGGCATTGCCGGCCTGCGCGCACATCTGCACGCGCGCCTGCGCAGCGGCGTGCACCGTACCTGGCTGCTGTTCGGCGAACGCTCGGCCGCGCACGATTTCCACTTCGGCGAGGAACTGCGGGCGATGCAGGCCGACGGCACGCTGGCGCGGCTGGACACGGTGTTCAGCCGTGACGGTGGCGCGCACCGGTATGTGCAGGATCGCCTGCTCGCCGAAGCGGCCACATTGCGGCAGTGGATCGAGGACGGCGCAACGATCCTGGTCTGCGGCAGCCTGCAGGGCATGGCCCCGGCCGTGGATGCGGTGATCGAGCAGGTGCTGGGTGCAGAGCAGAAGGAAGCCCTGCTGCTGGCCGGGCGTTACCGGCGCGACGTGTATTGA
- a CDS encoding FAD:protein FMN transferase, with protein sequence MTDTPLDIARLGGTTMGTTWRASLALPHQRDLHPLHAGIQARLDEVVAQMSTWERDSDLSRYNHADAGQWYPMPAEARTVLACAQAIAAASEGAFDPTVGPLVALWGFGAHAGPRHVPDDATLQATRARCGWQRLRWRDDALLQPGGLELDLSAIAKGFGVDHVAAWLRGQGIGAALIDVGGELAGYGRKPDGQPWRVLVESAPEEDARSDAPPRVLALDGKAVATSGDRWHQYQADGVAYSHSLDPRSGRPVRQAAAAVTVVADDAMHADAWATALTVLGRRAGMALAEREGLAARYLERTAQGPQEHLSSAFQRLLDGQVA encoded by the coding sequence ATGACCGATACCCCGCTCGACATCGCCCGCCTGGGTGGCACCACCATGGGCACCACCTGGCGCGCATCGCTGGCCCTGCCGCACCAGCGTGACCTGCACCCGCTGCATGCCGGCATCCAGGCACGCCTGGACGAGGTGGTCGCGCAGATGAGCACCTGGGAACGCGATTCGGACCTGAGCCGCTACAACCACGCCGATGCCGGCCAGTGGTACCCGATGCCGGCGGAAGCACGCACGGTACTCGCCTGCGCCCAGGCCATTGCCGCAGCCAGCGAAGGTGCCTTCGATCCCACCGTCGGCCCGCTGGTCGCGCTGTGGGGCTTCGGTGCCCACGCCGGGCCGCGCCACGTGCCCGACGACGCCACGCTGCAGGCTACCCGTGCGCGCTGCGGCTGGCAGCGGCTGCGCTGGCGGGACGATGCACTGCTGCAACCCGGCGGGCTGGAACTGGACCTGTCGGCCATCGCCAAGGGCTTCGGCGTGGACCACGTTGCCGCCTGGCTGCGCGGCCAGGGCATCGGCGCAGCGCTGATCGACGTCGGCGGCGAGCTGGCCGGTTACGGCCGCAAACCGGATGGCCAACCGTGGCGTGTGCTGGTGGAATCGGCACCGGAAGAAGATGCGCGCAGCGACGCACCGCCGCGCGTGCTGGCCCTGGACGGCAAGGCGGTGGCCACCTCCGGTGACCGCTGGCACCAGTACCAGGCCGATGGCGTGGCCTACAGCCACAGCCTCGACCCGCGCAGCGGCAGGCCCGTGCGGCAGGCCGCTGCCGCGGTCACGGTGGTTGCCGACGATGCCATGCACGCCGATGCCTGGGCGACCGCGCTGACCGTGCTTGGCCGCCGGGCCGGCATGGCGCTGGCCGAACGCGAAGGCCTCGCTGCACGCTACCTGGAGCGAACGGCTCAAGGCCCGCAGGAACATCTCAGCAGCGCCTTCCAGCGCCTGCTCGACGGGCAGGTGGCGTGA
- a CDS encoding DUF4198 domain-containing protein gives MKRTLVLAAALAAALPFSALAHKAWLLPSQTVIAGNAPWITVDGAVSNDLFYFNHVPLRLESLVITAPDGSSVQPQNAATGKYRSVFDVELKQQGTYRIASVNDGLFATYEQNGERKRWRGTAATFGELPKDAKKLEVSQSVGRVETFVTNGAPNDTALKPTNRGIELVAAGHPNDLFAGEQATFRVLVDGKPTAGLAFEIVRGGTRYRNAQDELKVTSDAKGEIKVTWPEAGMYWLETGTEDTRTSVKQAAKRRLSYVATLEVLPQ, from the coding sequence ATGAAGCGCACGCTCGTCCTCGCCGCCGCTCTGGCCGCTGCCCTTCCCTTCTCCGCTCTGGCCCACAAGGCCTGGCTGCTGCCCTCGCAGACCGTCATCGCCGGCAACGCGCCGTGGATCACCGTCGATGGTGCGGTGTCCAACGACCTGTTCTATTTCAACCACGTACCGCTGCGCCTGGAATCGCTGGTCATCACCGCGCCGGACGGCAGCAGCGTGCAGCCGCAGAATGCCGCCACCGGCAAGTACCGCAGCGTGTTCGACGTGGAGCTCAAGCAGCAGGGCACCTACCGCATCGCTTCGGTCAATGACGGCCTGTTCGCCACCTATGAGCAGAACGGCGAACGCAAGCGCTGGCGCGGCACTGCCGCCACCTTCGGCGAACTGCCCAAGGATGCGAAGAAGCTGGAAGTGAGCCAGTCAGTGGGCCGCGTGGAAACCTTCGTCACCAACGGCGCACCGAACGACACCGCCCTGAAGCCGACCAACCGCGGCATCGAACTGGTGGCGGCCGGCCACCCGAACGACCTGTTCGCCGGCGAACAGGCCACGTTCCGCGTGCTGGTCGATGGCAAGCCGACCGCTGGCCTGGCATTCGAGATCGTGCGCGGCGGCACCCGCTACCGCAACGCGCAGGACGAACTGAAAGTGACCAGCGATGCCAAGGGCGAGATCAAGGTGACCTGGCCGGAAGCCGGCATGTACTGGCTGGAAACCGGCACCGAAGACACCAGGACCTCGGTCAAGCAGGCCGCCAAGCGCCGCCTGAGCTACGTCGCCACGCTGGAAGTGCTGCCGCAGTAA
- a CDS encoding DUF2271 domain-containing protein, which translates to MRVTLTIALSGLLATSPAYAATLDINVEVPKLNVAEYHRPYVAVWLEGADQKVAANLSVWYQQTSNSEGHGTKWLPDLRQWWRKSGRTLEVPVDGVTGPTRPAGKHALSFTDKQPALKQLAPGNYTLVVEAVREVGGRELLKIPFTWPATAAQNGKAQGATELGLVTLAVKP; encoded by the coding sequence ATGCGCGTCACCCTGACCATCGCCCTCAGCGGCCTGCTGGCCACCTCGCCGGCCTACGCCGCCACCCTGGACATCAATGTCGAGGTACCCAAGCTCAACGTGGCCGAGTACCACCGCCCGTATGTGGCGGTGTGGCTGGAAGGCGCCGACCAGAAGGTCGCCGCCAACCTGTCGGTCTGGTACCAGCAGACCAGCAACAGCGAAGGCCATGGCACCAAGTGGCTGCCCGACCTGCGCCAGTGGTGGCGCAAGAGCGGCCGCACCCTGGAGGTGCCGGTGGACGGCGTAACCGGCCCGACCCGTCCCGCCGGCAAGCACGCGCTGTCCTTCACCGACAAACAGCCGGCGCTGAAGCAGCTGGCCCCGGGCAACTACACCCTGGTGGTGGAAGCCGTGCGCGAAGTCGGCGGCCGCGAACTGCTGAAGATTCCCTTCACCTGGCCAGCCACCGCCGCGCAGAACGGCAAGGCGCAGGGCGCCACCGAACTGGGCCTGGTCACCCTGGCCGTCAAGCCCTGA